A genomic segment from Aegilops tauschii subsp. strangulata cultivar AL8/78 chromosome 1, Aet v6.0, whole genome shotgun sequence encodes:
- the LOC109784195 gene encoding peroxisome biogenesis protein 12: MLFQVGGQGARPTFFEMSAAQQLPASLRAALSYSFGVFALRRPSLHKVLDYEDEFFALLMSVLESHSLRTTDGSFSESLYGLRRRPVNVSVNRSNPGAESNVKVYDSALRKRQKTLSVVFLVVLPYFKSKLQSVYNKEREARLQASLWDQGEVRFDEAGFVSDQQGETSQAQVETTAGEVSHLTRLRTNFAALIGVCYPWIHATHEGLSFAYQLLYLLDATAFYSPGLHVLGLHVCRATGQELMDSSSRISRIRSRELERLRGPPWLKTVQRVLLNCTYTTLDYAQTGLIAAVFFFKMMEWWYQSAEERMSAPTVYPPPPPPPLPKVAKDGLPLPTDRTLCPLCCQKRNNPSVLSVSGFVFCYSCIFKSVSQHKRCPVTLMPATVEQIRRLFHDL; the protein is encoded by the exons GTTTTTGCACTAAGGAGGCCATCCTTGCATAAAGTTTTAGATTATGAAGATGAATTCTTTGCTTTGTTAATGTCTGTTCTTGAGTCCCATAGTCTACGAACAACAG ATGGTTCCTTTTCAGAGTCGTTATATGGTCTCAGGCGGAGACCTGTTAACGTTTCAGTGAACAGAAGTAATCCTGGTGCAGAATCTAATGTCAAAGTCTATGACTCTGCACTAAGGAAGCGCCAGAAAACCCTTTCTGTTGTTTTTTTG GTTGTTTTACCGTATTTCAAGTCAAAGTTGCAGTCTGTATATAACAAAGAAAGAGAAGCAAGATTGCAGGCAAGCCTATGGGATCAGGGTGAGGTTAGATTCGACGAAGCTGGCTTTGTATCAGATCAACAAGGGGAGACTTCTCAAGCACAAGTTGAGACTACAGCTGGAGAAGTGTCACATCTCACGCGCCTTAGGACCAATTTTGCGGCACTAATAGGTGTTTGTTATCCATGGATTCATGCGACTCATGAAG GCCTTTCATTTGCTTACCAGTTGCTGTATTTGTTGGATGCTACTGCATTTTACAGTCCAGGACTTCATGTGCTTGGGCTTCATGTTTGTCGTGCTACCGGACAAGAGCTG ATGGATTCATCTTCTAGGATATCAAGAATTAGAAGTCGTGAACTCGAGAGACTTCGTGGTCCTCCATGGTTAAAG ACTGTCCAGAGGGTGCTCCTTAATTGTACGTACACGACTCTAGATTATGCACAAACTGGTTTAATTGCTGCGGTCTTCTTTTTCAAG ATGATGGAGTGGTGGTATCAATCTGCTGAAGAAAGAATGTCAGCTCCGACTGTATACCCCccacctcctccgccgccgctacCAAAG GTTGCTAAAGATGGACTTCCCTTGCCAACTGACAGGACGCTGTGCCCTCTGTGCTGCCAAAAGCGCAACAACCCGTCTGTTCTTTCTGTTTCTGGTTTTGTGTTTTGCTACAGTTGCATATTCAAGTCTGTCTCTCAG CATAAAAGATGTCCCGTGACGTTGATGCCTGCCACTGTTGAGCAAATCAGGCGCCTCTTCCATGATTTATAG
- the LOC109784198 gene encoding eukaryotic translation initiation factor, whose protein sequence is MAEVEAALPVAATETPEVAAEGDAGAAEAKGPHKLQRQWTFWYDIQTKPKPGAAWGTSLKKGYTFDTVEEFWCLYDQIFRPSKLVGSADFHLFKAGVEPKWEDPECANGGKWTVISSRKTNLDTMWLETCMALIGEQFDESQEICGVVASVRQRQDKLSLWTKTASNEAVQVDIGKKWKEVIDYNDKMVYSFHDDSRSQKPSRGGRYTV, encoded by the exons ATGGCAGAGGTCGAAGCTGCGCTCCCGGTGGCGGCGACAGAGACCCCGGAGGTCGCCGCCGAGGGCGACGCGGGTGCGGCCGAGGCGAAGGGGCCGCACAAGCTGCAGCGGCAGTGGACCTTCTGGTACGACATCCAGACCAAGCCCAAGCCCGGCGCCGCCTGGGGCACCTCGCTCAAAAAGGGCTACACCTTCGACACCGTCGAAGAGTTCTGGTG CTTGTATGATCAGATTTTCCGTCCGAGTAAGCTGGTAGGAAGTGCTGATTTTCATTTATTCAAGGCTGGGGTAGAACCGAAGTGGGAAGATCCAGAGTGCGCAAATGGAGGCAAATGGACTGTGATATCTAGCAGGAAGACCAATCTTGATACCATGTGGCTTGAAACG TGTATGGCTCTGATTGGAGAGCAGTTCGATGAAAGCCAGGAAATTTGTGGTGTTGTTGCTAGTGTCCGCCAGAGACAGGATAAGCTTTCATTATGGACTAAGACTGCCAGTAACGAAGCTGTTCAG GTGGACATTGGCAAGAAATGGAAGGAGGTTATTGACTACAATGATAAGATGGTCTACAGCTTCCAC GATGACTCAAGAAGTCAGAAACCAAGCAGAGGTGGACGATACACCGTCTAA
- the LOC109784197 gene encoding cellulose synthase A catalytic subunit 7 [UDP-forming] isoform X2: MDTGEPKAKAAKVCRACGDDVGTREDGSPFVACAECGFPVCRPCYEYERSDGTQCCPQCNTRYKRHKGCPRVEGDEEDGDMDDLEDEFQVKSPKKPHEPVPFDVYSENGEQPPQKWRSGGPAMSSFGGSVAGKELEAEREMEGSMEWKERIDKWKTKQEKRGKLNRDNSDDDDDDDKNDDEYMLLAEARQPLWRKLPVPSSQINPYRIVIVLRLVVLCFFLRFRIMTPANDAIPLWLVSVICELWFALSWILDQLPKWSPVTRETYLDRLALRYDREGEPSRLSPIDFFVSTVDPLKEPPIITANTVLSILAVDYPVDRNSCYVSDDGASMLCFDTLSETAEFARRWVPFCKKFAIEPRAPEFYFSQKIDYLKDKVQPTFVKERRAMKREYEEFKVRINGLVAKAEKKPEEGWVMQDGTPWPGNNTRDHPGMIQVYLGSQGALDVEGHELPRLVYVSREKRPGHNHHKKAGAMNALVRVSAVLTNAPFILNLDCDHYVNNSKAVREAMCFLMDPQLGKKLCYVQFPQRFDGIDLHDRYANRNVVFFDINMKGLDGIQGPVYVGTGCVFNRQALYGYDPPRPEKRPKMTCDCWPSWCCCCCCFGGGKHRKSSKDKKGGGGGDDEPRRGLLGFYKKRGKKDKLGGGPKKGSYRKQQRGYELEEIEEGIEGYDELERSSLMSQKSFQKRFGQSPVFIASTLVEDGGLPQGAAADPAGLIKEAIHVISCGYEEKTEWGKEIGWIYGSVTEDILTGFKMHCRGWKSVYCTPTRPAFKGSAPINLSDRLHQVLRWALGSVEIFMSRHCPLWYAYGGRLKWLERFAYTNTIVYPFTSIPLIAYCTIPAVCLLTGKFIIPTLNNLASIWFIALFMSIIATGVLELRWSGVSIEDWWRNEQFWVIGGVSAHLFAVFQGFLKVLGGVDTNFTVTSKAGADEADAFGDLYLFKWTTLLIPPTTLIIINMVGIVAGVSDAVNNGYGSWGPLFGKLFFSFWVIVHLYPFLKGLMGRQNRTPTIVVLWSVLLASIFSLVWVRIDPFIAKPKGPILKPCGVQC, translated from the exons ATGGACACCGGCGAGCCCAAGGCCAAGGCCGCCAAGGTGTGCCGCGCGTGCGGCGACGATGTTGGGACGCGGGAGGACGGCAGCCCCTTCGTGGCCTGCGCCGAGTGCGGGTTCCCCGTGTGCCGGCCGTGCTACGAGTACGAGCGCAGCGACGGCACGCAGTGCTGCCCCCAGTGCAACACCCGCTACAAGCGCCACAAAG GGTGCCCGAGGGTGGAAGGGGACGAAGAGGACGGCGACATGGACGACCTAGAAGACGAGTTCCAGGTCAAGAGCCCCAAGAAGCCTCACGAGCCTGTCCCGTTCGACGTGTACTCG GAGAACGGCGAGCAGCCGCCGCAGAAGTGGCGCTCCGGTGGACCGGCGATGTCCTCCTTCGGCGGAAGCG TTGCTGGCAAGGAGCTTGAGGCGGAGCGGGAGATGGAGGGGAGCATGGAGTGGAAGGAGAGGATCGACAAGTGGAAGACCAAGCAGGAGAAGAGGGGCAAGCTCAACCGAGACAACagtgacgacgacgacgacgacgacaagAACGACGACGAGTACATGCT GCTCGCGGAGGCGCGTCAGCCGCTGTGGCGCAAGCTTCCGGTGCCGTCGAGCCAGATCAACCCGTACCGCATCGTCATCGTGCTCCGCCTGGTGGTGCTCTGCTTCTTCCTCCGCTTCCGGATCATGACGCCGGCCAACGACGCCATCCCGCTGTGGCTGGTGTCCGTCATCTGCGAGCTCTGGTTCGCGCTCTCCTGGATCCTGGACCAGCTGCCCAAGTGGTCGCCGGTGACCCGGGAGACGTACCTGGACCGCCTCGCCCTCCGGTACGACCGCGAGGGCGAGCCGTCCCGGCTGTCCCCCATCGACTTCTTCGTGAGCACGGTGGACCCGCTCAAGGAGCCCCCCATCATCACCGCCAACACCGTCCTCTCCATCCTCGCCGTGGACTACCCCGTGGACCGCAACAGCTGCTACGTCTCCGACGACGGCGCCTCTATGCTCTGCTTCGACACCCTCTCCGAGACGGCCGAGTTCGCGCGCCGCTGGGTGCCCTTCTGCAAGAAGTTCGCCATCGAGCCGCGCGCCCCCGAGTTCTACTTCTCCCAGAAGATCGACTACCTCAAGGACAAGGTGCAGCCGACGTTCGTCAAGGAGCGGCGCGCCATGAAGCGCGAGTACGAGGAGTTCAAGGTGCGGATCAACGGCCTGGTGGCCAAGGCCGAGAAGAAGCCCGAGGAAGGGTGGGTGATGCAGGACGGCACGCCGTGGCCCGGGAACAACACCAGGGACCACCCCGGCATGATCCAGGTCTACCTGGGCAGCCAGGGCGCGCTGGACGTGGAGGGCCACGAGCTGCCCCGGCTGGTGTACGTCTCCCGTGAGAAGCGGCCCGGCCACAACCACCACAAGAAGGCCGGCGCCATGAACGCGCTGGTGCGGGTGTCGGCGGTGCTCACCAACGCGCCCTTCATCCTCAACCTCGACTGCGACCACTACGTGAACAACAGCAAGGCCGTCCGCGAGGCCATGTGCTTCCTCATGGACCCGCAGCTCGGCAAGAAGCTCTGCTACGTCCAGTTCCCGCAGCGCTTCGACGGCATCGACCTCCACGATCGTTACGCCAACCGCAACGTCGTCTTCTTCGAC ATCAACATGAAGGGGCTGGACGGCATTCAGGGCCCGGTGTACGTGGGCACGGGGTGCGTGTTCAACAGGCAGGCGCTGTACGGGTACGACCCGCCGCGGCCGGAGAAGAGGCCCAAGATGACGTGCGACTGCTGGCCCTCgtggtgctgctgctgctgctgcttcggcGGAGGGAAGCACCGCAAGTCGAGCAAGGACAagaagggcggcggcggcggcgacgatgaGCCGCGCCGCGGGCTCCTGGGGTTCTACAAGAAGCGGGGCAAGAAGGATAAGCTCGGCGGCGGGCCGAAGAAGGGGTCGTACCGGAAGCAGCAGCGCGGGTACGAGCTGGAGGAGATCGAGGAGGGGATAGAGGGGTACGACGAGCTGGAGCGCTCGTCGCTCATGTCGCAGAAGAGCTTCCAGAAGCGGTTCGGGCAGTCGCCGGTGTTCATCGCCTCCACGCTCGTCGAGGACGGAGGACTGCCGCAGGGCGCCGCCGCAGACCCCGCCGGACTCATCAAGGAAGCCATCCACGTCATCAGCTGTGGGTACGAGGAGAAGACCGAGTGGGGCAAAGAG ATTGGGTGGATCTACGGGTCAGTGACAGAGGACATCCTGACGGGGTTCAAGATGCACTGCCGCGGGTGGAAGTCCGTCTACTGCACGCCCACGCGCCCAGCGTTCAAGGGGTCGGCGCCCATCAACTTGTCGGACAGGCTTCACCAGGTGCTCCGGTGGGCGCTCGGCTCCGTCGAGATCTTCATGAGTCGCCACTGCCCGCTCTGGTACGCCTACGGCGGCCGTCTCAAGTGGCTCGAGCGCTTCGCCTACACCAACACCATCGTCTACCCCTTCACCTCCATTCCCCTCATCGCCTACTGCACCATCCCCGCCGTCTGCCTCCTCACCGGCAAATTCATCATCCCCACG CTCAACAACCTGGCGAGCATCTGGTTCATCGCCCTGTTCATGTCCATCATCGCGACGGGGGTGCTGGAGCTGCGGTGGAGCGGGGTGAGCATCGAGGACTGGTGGCGTAACGAGCAGTTCTGGGTCATCGGCGGCGTGTCGGCGCACCTGTTCGCCGTCTTCCAGGGCTTCCTCAAGGTGCTGGGCGGCGTGGACACCAACTTCACCGTCACCTCCAAGGCGGGCGCCGACGAGGCCGACGCCTTCGGCGACCTCTACCTCTTCAAGTGGACGACCCTGCTGATCCCGCCCACCACgctcatcatcatcaacatggTCGGCATCGTCGCCGGCGTCTCCGACGCCGTCAACAACGGGTACGGGTCATGGGGCCCGCTCTTTGGGaagctcttcttctccttctgGGTCATCGTCCACCTCTACCCGTTCCTCAAGGGGCTCATGGGGAGGCAGAACCGGACACCCACCATCGTTGTGCTCTGGTCTGTCCTGCTCGCGTCCATCTTTTCCCTTGTGTGGGTCAGGATCGACCCCTTCATTGCCAAGCCCAAGGGGCCCATCCTTAAGCCGTGTGGAGTACAGTGCTGA
- the LOC109784197 gene encoding cellulose synthase A catalytic subunit 7 [UDP-forming] isoform X1, producing the protein MDTGEPKAKAAKVCRACGDDVGTREDGSPFVACAECGFPVCRPCYEYERSDGTQCCPQCNTRYKRHKGNPHWFRSSQLMPQFITTGHILAESTVAGCPRVEGDEEDGDMDDLEDEFQVKSPKKPHEPVPFDVYSENGEQPPQKWRSGGPAMSSFGGSVAGKELEAEREMEGSMEWKERIDKWKTKQEKRGKLNRDNSDDDDDDDKNDDEYMLLAEARQPLWRKLPVPSSQINPYRIVIVLRLVVLCFFLRFRIMTPANDAIPLWLVSVICELWFALSWILDQLPKWSPVTRETYLDRLALRYDREGEPSRLSPIDFFVSTVDPLKEPPIITANTVLSILAVDYPVDRNSCYVSDDGASMLCFDTLSETAEFARRWVPFCKKFAIEPRAPEFYFSQKIDYLKDKVQPTFVKERRAMKREYEEFKVRINGLVAKAEKKPEEGWVMQDGTPWPGNNTRDHPGMIQVYLGSQGALDVEGHELPRLVYVSREKRPGHNHHKKAGAMNALVRVSAVLTNAPFILNLDCDHYVNNSKAVREAMCFLMDPQLGKKLCYVQFPQRFDGIDLHDRYANRNVVFFDINMKGLDGIQGPVYVGTGCVFNRQALYGYDPPRPEKRPKMTCDCWPSWCCCCCCFGGGKHRKSSKDKKGGGGGDDEPRRGLLGFYKKRGKKDKLGGGPKKGSYRKQQRGYELEEIEEGIEGYDELERSSLMSQKSFQKRFGQSPVFIASTLVEDGGLPQGAAADPAGLIKEAIHVISCGYEEKTEWGKEIGWIYGSVTEDILTGFKMHCRGWKSVYCTPTRPAFKGSAPINLSDRLHQVLRWALGSVEIFMSRHCPLWYAYGGRLKWLERFAYTNTIVYPFTSIPLIAYCTIPAVCLLTGKFIIPTLNNLASIWFIALFMSIIATGVLELRWSGVSIEDWWRNEQFWVIGGVSAHLFAVFQGFLKVLGGVDTNFTVTSKAGADEADAFGDLYLFKWTTLLIPPTTLIIINMVGIVAGVSDAVNNGYGSWGPLFGKLFFSFWVIVHLYPFLKGLMGRQNRTPTIVVLWSVLLASIFSLVWVRIDPFIAKPKGPILKPCGVQC; encoded by the exons ATGGACACCGGCGAGCCCAAGGCCAAGGCCGCCAAGGTGTGCCGCGCGTGCGGCGACGATGTTGGGACGCGGGAGGACGGCAGCCCCTTCGTGGCCTGCGCCGAGTGCGGGTTCCCCGTGTGCCGGCCGTGCTACGAGTACGAGCGCAGCGACGGCACGCAGTGCTGCCCCCAGTGCAACACCCGCTACAAGCGCCACAAAGGTAACCCACATTGGTTCAGAAGCAGTCAGTTAATGCCACAGTTCATCACAACTGGCCACATTTTGGCGGAATCTACTGTCGCAGGGTGCCCGAGGGTGGAAGGGGACGAAGAGGACGGCGACATGGACGACCTAGAAGACGAGTTCCAGGTCAAGAGCCCCAAGAAGCCTCACGAGCCTGTCCCGTTCGACGTGTACTCG GAGAACGGCGAGCAGCCGCCGCAGAAGTGGCGCTCCGGTGGACCGGCGATGTCCTCCTTCGGCGGAAGCG TTGCTGGCAAGGAGCTTGAGGCGGAGCGGGAGATGGAGGGGAGCATGGAGTGGAAGGAGAGGATCGACAAGTGGAAGACCAAGCAGGAGAAGAGGGGCAAGCTCAACCGAGACAACagtgacgacgacgacgacgacgacaagAACGACGACGAGTACATGCT GCTCGCGGAGGCGCGTCAGCCGCTGTGGCGCAAGCTTCCGGTGCCGTCGAGCCAGATCAACCCGTACCGCATCGTCATCGTGCTCCGCCTGGTGGTGCTCTGCTTCTTCCTCCGCTTCCGGATCATGACGCCGGCCAACGACGCCATCCCGCTGTGGCTGGTGTCCGTCATCTGCGAGCTCTGGTTCGCGCTCTCCTGGATCCTGGACCAGCTGCCCAAGTGGTCGCCGGTGACCCGGGAGACGTACCTGGACCGCCTCGCCCTCCGGTACGACCGCGAGGGCGAGCCGTCCCGGCTGTCCCCCATCGACTTCTTCGTGAGCACGGTGGACCCGCTCAAGGAGCCCCCCATCATCACCGCCAACACCGTCCTCTCCATCCTCGCCGTGGACTACCCCGTGGACCGCAACAGCTGCTACGTCTCCGACGACGGCGCCTCTATGCTCTGCTTCGACACCCTCTCCGAGACGGCCGAGTTCGCGCGCCGCTGGGTGCCCTTCTGCAAGAAGTTCGCCATCGAGCCGCGCGCCCCCGAGTTCTACTTCTCCCAGAAGATCGACTACCTCAAGGACAAGGTGCAGCCGACGTTCGTCAAGGAGCGGCGCGCCATGAAGCGCGAGTACGAGGAGTTCAAGGTGCGGATCAACGGCCTGGTGGCCAAGGCCGAGAAGAAGCCCGAGGAAGGGTGGGTGATGCAGGACGGCACGCCGTGGCCCGGGAACAACACCAGGGACCACCCCGGCATGATCCAGGTCTACCTGGGCAGCCAGGGCGCGCTGGACGTGGAGGGCCACGAGCTGCCCCGGCTGGTGTACGTCTCCCGTGAGAAGCGGCCCGGCCACAACCACCACAAGAAGGCCGGCGCCATGAACGCGCTGGTGCGGGTGTCGGCGGTGCTCACCAACGCGCCCTTCATCCTCAACCTCGACTGCGACCACTACGTGAACAACAGCAAGGCCGTCCGCGAGGCCATGTGCTTCCTCATGGACCCGCAGCTCGGCAAGAAGCTCTGCTACGTCCAGTTCCCGCAGCGCTTCGACGGCATCGACCTCCACGATCGTTACGCCAACCGCAACGTCGTCTTCTTCGAC ATCAACATGAAGGGGCTGGACGGCATTCAGGGCCCGGTGTACGTGGGCACGGGGTGCGTGTTCAACAGGCAGGCGCTGTACGGGTACGACCCGCCGCGGCCGGAGAAGAGGCCCAAGATGACGTGCGACTGCTGGCCCTCgtggtgctgctgctgctgctgcttcggcGGAGGGAAGCACCGCAAGTCGAGCAAGGACAagaagggcggcggcggcggcgacgatgaGCCGCGCCGCGGGCTCCTGGGGTTCTACAAGAAGCGGGGCAAGAAGGATAAGCTCGGCGGCGGGCCGAAGAAGGGGTCGTACCGGAAGCAGCAGCGCGGGTACGAGCTGGAGGAGATCGAGGAGGGGATAGAGGGGTACGACGAGCTGGAGCGCTCGTCGCTCATGTCGCAGAAGAGCTTCCAGAAGCGGTTCGGGCAGTCGCCGGTGTTCATCGCCTCCACGCTCGTCGAGGACGGAGGACTGCCGCAGGGCGCCGCCGCAGACCCCGCCGGACTCATCAAGGAAGCCATCCACGTCATCAGCTGTGGGTACGAGGAGAAGACCGAGTGGGGCAAAGAG ATTGGGTGGATCTACGGGTCAGTGACAGAGGACATCCTGACGGGGTTCAAGATGCACTGCCGCGGGTGGAAGTCCGTCTACTGCACGCCCACGCGCCCAGCGTTCAAGGGGTCGGCGCCCATCAACTTGTCGGACAGGCTTCACCAGGTGCTCCGGTGGGCGCTCGGCTCCGTCGAGATCTTCATGAGTCGCCACTGCCCGCTCTGGTACGCCTACGGCGGCCGTCTCAAGTGGCTCGAGCGCTTCGCCTACACCAACACCATCGTCTACCCCTTCACCTCCATTCCCCTCATCGCCTACTGCACCATCCCCGCCGTCTGCCTCCTCACCGGCAAATTCATCATCCCCACG CTCAACAACCTGGCGAGCATCTGGTTCATCGCCCTGTTCATGTCCATCATCGCGACGGGGGTGCTGGAGCTGCGGTGGAGCGGGGTGAGCATCGAGGACTGGTGGCGTAACGAGCAGTTCTGGGTCATCGGCGGCGTGTCGGCGCACCTGTTCGCCGTCTTCCAGGGCTTCCTCAAGGTGCTGGGCGGCGTGGACACCAACTTCACCGTCACCTCCAAGGCGGGCGCCGACGAGGCCGACGCCTTCGGCGACCTCTACCTCTTCAAGTGGACGACCCTGCTGATCCCGCCCACCACgctcatcatcatcaacatggTCGGCATCGTCGCCGGCGTCTCCGACGCCGTCAACAACGGGTACGGGTCATGGGGCCCGCTCTTTGGGaagctcttcttctccttctgGGTCATCGTCCACCTCTACCCGTTCCTCAAGGGGCTCATGGGGAGGCAGAACCGGACACCCACCATCGTTGTGCTCTGGTCTGTCCTGCTCGCGTCCATCTTTTCCCTTGTGTGGGTCAGGATCGACCCCTTCATTGCCAAGCCCAAGGGGCCCATCCTTAAGCCGTGTGGAGTACAGTGCTGA